The following are encoded together in the Arcticibacterium luteifluviistationis genome:
- a CDS encoding TIGR03364 family FAD-dependent oxidoreductase yields MKYDLIVVGAGVLGTFHAYHAAKLGKNVLLLEKDAKQKGSSTQNFGQVVPSGLSSTWNKYGQRSLVHYLELQQKADFTIRQQGSVYIASDDAEQGLLEELREIHSDEGYLSLMFSQKGVKERFPDLNPAYIKSGLFYPQELSVDPREMVNRVSEYLKETGRVHVHYNQKVVATIQKITGCEVETEDGNIYDTEQVIVCCGYSFESLYPAIFAESNIKISKLQMLKTKPLTGINLKSNILTGLTIRRYESFTECDSFQSLETPESYQELKEKGIHILFKQADDGSIIIGDSHEYAGINGIKELGCDSNPEIDDLIMTEARRILALPEDCIAERWAGFYGQHEDDIFVHDVEKCIKIITGIGGKGMTSAAGYAEASIRSLYQV; encoded by the coding sequence ATGAAATATGATTTAATAGTGGTAGGTGCCGGCGTTTTAGGCACTTTTCACGCTTACCATGCTGCGAAGCTTGGTAAAAACGTGCTTTTGCTAGAAAAGGACGCGAAACAGAAAGGCTCCAGTACGCAGAATTTTGGTCAAGTGGTTCCATCTGGTTTGTCTTCTACATGGAATAAATATGGACAGCGAAGTTTGGTACATTATCTAGAATTGCAGCAAAAAGCTGATTTTACAATACGGCAGCAAGGGAGCGTTTACATAGCTTCTGATGATGCGGAGCAAGGCTTGTTAGAAGAACTCCGAGAAATTCATAGCGATGAAGGTTACCTAAGCCTTATGTTCTCTCAAAAAGGTGTAAAAGAGAGGTTTCCTGATTTGAACCCAGCGTACATAAAAAGTGGGTTATTTTATCCCCAAGAATTAAGCGTAGACCCACGCGAGATGGTGAATAGGGTGAGTGAATACCTGAAAGAAACAGGGAGAGTTCATGTTCACTATAATCAAAAGGTGGTAGCCACTATCCAGAAGATTACAGGCTGTGAGGTGGAGACTGAAGACGGGAATATTTATGACACGGAGCAAGTGATAGTGTGTTGCGGTTATTCCTTTGAATCTCTTTACCCTGCTATTTTTGCTGAAAGCAATATTAAAATAAGCAAACTTCAAATGCTTAAAACAAAGCCTTTGACTGGAATTAATTTAAAGTCAAATATTTTGACAGGTTTAACCATCAGAAGGTATGAGTCTTTTACAGAGTGTGATTCTTTTCAAAGTTTGGAGACACCGGAAAGCTATCAGGAATTAAAAGAAAAGGGTATTCATATTCTCTTTAAACAGGCAGACGACGGCTCCATTATTATTGGCGATTCTCATGAGTACGCAGGCATAAATGGCATTAAGGAGTTGGGCTGTGATAGTAATCCTGAAATTGACGATTTAATCATGACCGAAGCTAGGAGGATTTTGGCTTTGCCTGAGGACTGCATTGCTGAAAGATGGGCTGGTTTTTATGGACAGCATGAGGATGATATTTTTGTACATGATGTAGAAAAATGCATTAAAATCATAACAGGCATTGGTGGAAAAGGAATGACATCAGCCGCAGGGTATGCCGAGGCATCAATTAGAAGTTTGTACCAGGTCTGA
- a CDS encoding patatin-like phospholipase family protein: MKTKLEPFKSVAMALSGGGFRSAAFSLGTISYVHRLKFSNGKRLSENIDFISTTSGGSITGMLYAVYLKKGMYMGESEYSFTRFEKKIREVIEGEYILKRAFKELGSPVSSDGKSVNLINAFSKVYGRFLFHDESFDIFINPKYTYKVDVCFNSTEFETGNTFRFQSFDQSFKSNSFGNRYIGIKDVRVAADLKLGDILASSSCFPGGFEPMLFPKDFCHDTLPYYILQEAISFKGDEMLLGERKADFGLMDGGITDNQGLNSILRRDDSNKVDFDLVIINDVASPFMEGYTPPKESKGGFFSSLSPSGLKSFLLSVLVVLIGSGIFISMSDVNKLWLLLPAGILSGVISGIWAFTSFVKYILTGNLVSERNSGSWKKIFGNYKREFYKLKFSTLSQMIRARISSILVLNNDVFLKQVRRLIYDKAYSQKEIVLDGDKIEVEVTSNKLITNLVYNIAHDTKEHLPISEELRAISKEAFEMATTLWFSEKERQNNLKEKLIACGQFTACYNLYQYIQKLEKGMENESLEISREDQKELSLFKLQIESDWAEFTSNPYFMEMVIGD; encoded by the coding sequence ATGAAAACAAAACTAGAACCGTTTAAGAGCGTAGCTATGGCTCTTTCTGGCGGAGGCTTTCGTTCCGCAGCATTTTCGCTTGGTACTATTTCTTACGTGCATCGTTTAAAGTTCTCAAATGGCAAAAGGCTTTCCGAGAATATAGACTTTATTTCTACTACCTCGGGGGGCAGTATTACCGGGATGTTATATGCGGTTTACCTGAAAAAGGGGATGTACATGGGTGAGTCAGAATATAGCTTCACACGTTTTGAGAAAAAGATTCGTGAGGTTATAGAAGGTGAGTATATACTTAAGCGTGCGTTTAAAGAGTTAGGCTCTCCTGTAAGCTCCGATGGCAAATCGGTTAATCTTATAAATGCGTTTTCAAAGGTGTATGGTAGGTTTCTTTTTCACGATGAATCCTTTGATATTTTTATAAATCCAAAGTATACGTATAAGGTTGACGTTTGTTTTAATTCGACAGAGTTTGAAACTGGAAATACGTTTAGGTTTCAGTCTTTTGACCAAAGTTTTAAGAGCAACAGTTTTGGGAATAGGTATATAGGTATAAAAGATGTAAGGGTGGCGGCCGACTTGAAATTGGGTGATATACTGGCTTCTTCTTCTTGTTTTCCTGGTGGTTTTGAACCTATGTTATTTCCAAAAGATTTCTGCCATGATACGCTGCCATATTACATTCTTCAAGAAGCTATTAGTTTCAAAGGTGACGAGATGTTACTAGGTGAAAGAAAGGCGGACTTTGGATTGATGGATGGCGGTATTACTGATAATCAAGGCTTGAACAGTATTTTAAGGAGAGATGATAGTAATAAGGTAGACTTTGACCTAGTTATAATTAACGACGTGGCTAGTCCATTTATGGAGGGTTATACGCCACCTAAAGAGTCCAAAGGTGGTTTTTTCTCCTCATTGAGTCCTAGTGGTTTAAAAAGTTTTCTTTTATCCGTTTTGGTAGTTTTGATTGGTTCAGGCATTTTCATTTCTATGTCTGATGTAAATAAATTATGGTTACTTCTTCCAGCGGGAATTCTTAGTGGAGTTATTTCAGGAATATGGGCCTTTACTTCTTTTGTTAAATATATTTTGACAGGTAATTTGGTTTCTGAAAGAAACTCGGGTTCTTGGAAGAAGATATTCGGGAACTACAAGAGGGAGTTTTACAAGCTAAAGTTTAGTACACTGAGCCAGATGATAAGAGCTAGAATAAGTTCAATTTTGGTTCTTAATAATGACGTCTTTCTTAAACAAGTTAGAAGGTTGATTTATGATAAAGCTTACAGCCAAAAAGAAATAGTACTGGACGGAGATAAGATAGAGGTGGAGGTTACCAGCAATAAATTGATTACAAACTTGGTTTACAATATTGCTCATGACACTAAAGAGCACTTACCAATTTCGGAGGAATTAAGAGCTATTTCAAAAGAAGCTTTCGAAATGGCTACTACGTTGTGGTTTTCAGAAAAAGAACGTCAAAACAATCTTAAAGAAAAGCTTATTGCTTGTGGTCAATTTACGGCTTGTTATAATCTATATCAATACATACAAAAACTAGAAAAGGGTATGGAAAACGAGAGTCTTGAAATTTCAAGGGAAGACCAAAAAGAACTAAGCCTTTTTAAATTACAGATAGAGTCTGATTGGGCTGAATTTACAAGCAATCCATATTTTATGGAAATGGTAATAGGAGATTAA
- a CDS encoding DUF5690 family protein translates to MKNQVITRALTHNKGLFILWAVIATFGAYFCTYAFRKPYTTGTFEGFFFGKMEYKTIIIIAQVIGYMLSKFLGIKIISELKAKQRILLIISLILIALLSLTLFAFIPAPYNIIFMFMNGLPLGMVWGVIFSFLEGRRLTELLGMALSVNMIITSGILKSTYLFIQTNFAFSDFEMPLVMGCTFFPFFLLSVWMLSKLPPPTQAEKNSKMSRKAMTKTEKRKVWQELFPGLSLLIISYALFTTLRDFRDNFAVEIWHNLDAKIDISVFARTESLIGIIVMSLIALLVLIKSNRIAYRFINLAMIVSLFGLLLSTILFKQGQLSPFNWLVSQGISFYLPYLLIQIAFFERLIPILKIKSNAGYFVYLCDSVGYLGSVLLLFYKEFLATNLNYAQLLISFSYITATVGLALIIGQYFFFSYLLNQKNKVSDLVQTSN, encoded by the coding sequence ATGAAAAATCAGGTAATCACGCGTGCTTTAACTCATAACAAAGGCCTATTTATACTCTGGGCAGTTATTGCCACTTTTGGAGCATACTTTTGCACCTATGCTTTCAGAAAACCTTATACCACAGGCACTTTCGAAGGTTTCTTCTTTGGAAAAATGGAGTACAAAACCATCATAATTATAGCCCAGGTTATCGGTTACATGCTTTCTAAGTTTTTAGGCATAAAAATCATTTCAGAACTTAAGGCTAAGCAGCGAATTTTGCTCATAATTTCGCTCATTTTGATAGCTCTGCTTTCGCTTACCTTATTTGCTTTTATTCCGGCACCATATAACATCATTTTCATGTTTATGAATGGCTTGCCTTTGGGAATGGTGTGGGGCGTAATTTTCAGTTTTCTAGAAGGCCGAAGACTAACAGAACTACTGGGCATGGCTCTTAGTGTAAACATGATTATCACCTCCGGAATCTTAAAAAGTACCTATCTTTTTATCCAAACCAATTTTGCTTTTTCTGATTTCGAAATGCCCTTAGTTATGGGCTGCACTTTCTTTCCGTTTTTCTTACTCTCCGTATGGATGCTCTCCAAACTACCGCCACCTACTCAAGCTGAGAAGAACTCAAAAATGAGCCGAAAAGCGATGACTAAAACGGAGAAAAGAAAAGTTTGGCAAGAGCTATTTCCTGGCTTAAGTTTATTGATAATTTCGTATGCCTTATTTACTACCTTAAGAGATTTTAGGGACAACTTTGCTGTAGAAATATGGCATAACCTTGACGCCAAAATTGACATCAGTGTTTTTGCCAGAACAGAAAGTTTAATCGGAATTATTGTGATGTCACTGATTGCCCTTTTAGTACTTATAAAAAGCAACAGAATAGCTTACCGATTTATAAACTTGGCCATGATAGTCTCTCTTTTTGGACTGCTACTATCTACCATATTATTTAAACAAGGACAGCTTTCTCCTTTTAATTGGTTGGTTAGTCAAGGCATCAGCTTTTACTTGCCTTACCTGCTGATTCAAATAGCCTTTTTTGAAAGACTTATACCAATTTTAAAGATAAAATCCAATGCAGGTTATTTTGTGTACCTATGCGATTCAGTCGGTTACCTCGGGAGTGTTTTATTACTTTTCTACAAAGAGTTTTTAGCTACCAATCTAAACTATGCACAGCTATTGATAAGCTTTAGCTACATTACAGCCACCGTAGGTTTAGCTTTAATAATAGGGCAATACTTCTTTTTCTCTTACTTACTAAATCAGAAAAACAAAGTATCAGACCTGGTACAAACTTCTAATTGA
- a CDS encoding Gfo/Idh/MocA family protein, translating to MNNRRKFIKNLGAASLTAAIPLNAVSAKTSKPNLENSVKVGLIGMNSMGWADLKSFLKNDNTACIALCDVDAELLEKRADELEAKTGLRPKTFNDHRAFLKTTGLEAVFIGTPDHWHHIMMTDACAAGMDVYVEKPIANSIHEADLMVKAARKYKRVVQVGQWQRSDPHWDSAFAYLKTGALGKVRQVKAWADVSYGRGFDVVPDSTPPAGVDYDRWLGPAPKIPFNKNRFHGTFRYFWDYAGGLMTDWGVHMLDMVLAGMNATAPKSVVAIGGKLAFPDNAAETPDTLTTVYDFGDFSFIWEQFMAMGISPYLEDMGKPGVAFIGENGILAVNRDTWKVIPLEENGKYMTEAIPPQKSRSSGLDAHTKNFLECIKSRKDPNCTIEMGRNAALVAHLGNIAYRTGKKLDWNDSKSIISNETDANKYLKPNYRAPWKLWES from the coding sequence ATGAATAATAGAAGAAAATTTATCAAAAACTTAGGTGCGGCATCTTTAACTGCAGCCATTCCATTAAATGCTGTTTCTGCTAAAACTAGCAAACCAAACCTAGAAAATAGTGTAAAAGTAGGCCTCATAGGTATGAACAGTATGGGCTGGGCCGACCTTAAATCATTTTTAAAAAATGACAATACCGCCTGCATTGCCTTATGTGATGTAGATGCTGAACTTCTAGAAAAAAGAGCAGACGAGTTAGAAGCTAAAACAGGATTAAGACCCAAAACCTTTAATGACCACAGAGCATTTCTCAAAACCACAGGACTTGAAGCTGTTTTTATAGGTACGCCAGACCATTGGCACCATATAATGATGACAGACGCCTGTGCCGCGGGAATGGATGTTTATGTAGAAAAACCGATAGCCAACAGCATTCACGAAGCCGATTTGATGGTAAAGGCTGCCAGAAAATATAAGCGAGTAGTGCAGGTAGGCCAATGGCAACGAAGCGACCCACACTGGGACTCCGCTTTTGCTTATTTAAAAACAGGAGCTTTAGGAAAAGTAAGACAGGTGAAAGCTTGGGCAGATGTAAGTTACGGAAGAGGATTTGATGTGGTACCAGATAGTACACCTCCAGCAGGTGTAGATTATGATAGATGGCTCGGACCAGCACCAAAAATACCTTTCAACAAAAATCGCTTTCATGGCACCTTTCGTTATTTCTGGGATTACGCTGGAGGACTAATGACAGACTGGGGCGTACATATGTTAGACATGGTTTTGGCAGGCATGAACGCTACTGCTCCAAAATCTGTAGTGGCAATTGGCGGAAAACTCGCTTTCCCTGACAATGCCGCAGAAACACCCGATACGCTGACCACTGTTTATGACTTTGGTGATTTCAGTTTCATTTGGGAGCAATTTATGGCCATGGGAATTTCACCTTATTTAGAAGATATGGGAAAACCTGGTGTGGCTTTCATAGGAGAGAATGGAATTCTAGCTGTGAATAGAGATACTTGGAAGGTTATTCCTTTAGAAGAAAACGGCAAATACATGACAGAAGCCATACCTCCTCAGAAAAGCCGAAGCAGTGGTTTAGATGCTCACACCAAAAACTTTCTAGAATGTATTAAATCTAGAAAAGACCCTAACTGTACTATAGAAATGGGCAGAAACGCGGCTTTGGTAGCTCATCTGGGAAATATAGCTTACCGAACAGGCAAGAAACTCGACTGGAACGACAGTAAAAGCATCATCAGCAATGAAACAGATGCCAATAAATACTTAAAACCAAACTACAGAGCCCCTTGGAAACTTTGGGAAAGCTAA
- a CDS encoding nitroreductase family protein — translation MELLDKLNWRYATKAMTGEKVAQEKIDRILEAVSLAPTSSGLQPFEVFVVTNQEVKDKIKPIAWNQSVVSDCSHLLVFAAWDTYTAERINKVFDHTNDVRGFTNEGWENYRQMLLGSYPQKDAEVNFQHAARQAYIAFAEAITAAAFEGVDSTPMEGFDPAALDEILGLKEKGLRSCVILPLGVRDAEKDWLVNLPKVRKSKKDLITVVA, via the coding sequence ATGGAATTGTTAGACAAATTGAATTGGCGTTACGCTACAAAGGCTATGACTGGCGAGAAAGTAGCTCAAGAAAAAATTGACAGAATTTTAGAAGCGGTATCCCTAGCTCCTACATCAAGTGGTTTACAGCCTTTTGAGGTGTTTGTGGTAACTAACCAAGAAGTAAAAGACAAAATTAAGCCAATAGCTTGGAACCAATCAGTAGTTTCAGACTGCTCTCACCTATTAGTTTTTGCGGCTTGGGACACTTACACTGCCGAACGTATTAATAAGGTTTTTGACCACACTAATGATGTTAGAGGTTTCACAAACGAAGGTTGGGAAAACTATAGACAAATGTTATTAGGTTCTTACCCACAAAAAGATGCTGAGGTAAACTTTCAGCATGCTGCAAGACAGGCTTACATTGCCTTTGCTGAAGCTATTACGGCAGCAGCTTTTGAAGGAGTAGACAGTACTCCAATGGAAGGTTTTGACCCTGCAGCACTTGATGAAATCTTAGGATTGAAAGAAAAAGGATTAAGAAGTTGCGTGATTCTTCCATTAGGCGTTAGAGACGCAGAGAAAGATTGGTTAGTAAACTTACCTAAGGTTAGAAAAAGCAAAAAAGACCTTATTACCGTTGTAGCTTAA
- a CDS encoding HAD family hydrolase, whose product MVDISLVVFDMAGTTVRDKREVETCFSEACKDTGLDVSDERILELQGYAKRDVFELLWRERLTHAHELQDYVDLSYNTFCEILENHYEESEILPTEHCLETFDILKRNNIKIALTTGFYRKVTNIILDKLGWLDGLNDDFIKVGGKTPIDISVTPSEVAGGRPKPYMIERAIDFLHISEPSKVVKVGDTPVDLEEGYNAKVWKSLAVTNGSHSHQQLSLHKNDGLLNNLADLSKALNLDVQKERRNFVTF is encoded by the coding sequence ATGGTAGATATAAGTCTTGTGGTATTTGATATGGCCGGCACCACGGTCAGAGATAAAAGAGAAGTGGAAACCTGTTTTTCCGAAGCCTGTAAGGATACTGGTTTGGATGTTTCTGATGAGCGAATACTGGAGCTGCAGGGCTATGCTAAAAGAGATGTTTTTGAGCTTCTTTGGAGAGAAAGACTTACGCATGCACATGAGTTGCAAGATTATGTTGATTTGTCTTATAATACCTTTTGTGAAATTTTAGAGAATCATTACGAAGAATCTGAAATATTGCCAACAGAGCACTGCTTAGAGACTTTTGATATCTTAAAAAGGAATAATATTAAAATAGCTTTAACCACTGGTTTTTATAGAAAAGTAACCAATATCATCCTTGATAAATTAGGTTGGCTTGATGGTTTAAATGATGACTTTATTAAAGTAGGAGGGAAAACACCTATTGACATTTCGGTGACACCTTCTGAAGTAGCGGGAGGAAGACCCAAGCCGTATATGATAGAGCGTGCTATTGATTTTCTTCATATTTCTGAGCCTTCTAAAGTGGTAAAAGTAGGTGACACTCCGGTCGATTTAGAGGAAGGTTATAATGCTAAGGTTTGGAAAAGTTTGGCAGTAACTAACGGAAGCCATTCTCATCAACAATTAAGCCTTCATAAAAATGATGGTTTGCTTAATAACTTGGCTGACCTCTCAAAGGCTCTAAACCTAGATGTGCAGAAGGAAAGAAGGAATTTTGTTACGTTTTAA
- a CDS encoding metallophosphoesterase family protein, which produces MNTSRRDFLRNASMATLILGAGGFQSLSANELSGLKSKVKLRFLVASDAHYGQPNTPFEAMFDNFRDKANLFQNQMPSDFCVINGDLIHDEPHLMPLVKAKADQLEIPYYVTKGNHDKISDSEWNTIWGMPVNFAFEEKGTAFLFATTSDENGTYLSPDLTWMRNQLDSFAKPKNVFIFIHIPQAKWTANGIETPEFFLLLRDYPNIRAVFHGHEHDQDGVRMHNDIPFIFDSHIGGSWGTDYKGFRVVELLKDNSIITYMMDPVKAREKEMIKAG; this is translated from the coding sequence ATGAACACATCACGCAGAGACTTTTTAAGAAACGCTTCTATGGCTACCTTGATTTTGGGTGCAGGAGGTTTCCAAAGCTTATCAGCAAACGAACTATCAGGTTTAAAAAGTAAGGTTAAACTTCGGTTTCTAGTGGCTTCTGATGCCCATTATGGCCAGCCCAATACGCCTTTTGAGGCTATGTTTGATAATTTCAGAGACAAGGCAAACTTGTTTCAGAATCAAATGCCCAGTGATTTTTGTGTTATAAATGGGGACTTGATTCATGATGAACCACATCTTATGCCGCTGGTGAAAGCCAAGGCAGACCAACTGGAGATTCCTTACTATGTCACAAAGGGGAATCACGATAAAATTTCAGATTCAGAATGGAATACTATCTGGGGAATGCCTGTCAATTTTGCTTTTGAAGAAAAAGGAACTGCATTTCTATTTGCCACTACATCTGATGAAAATGGGACATACCTTTCACCAGATTTAACCTGGATGAGGAATCAATTAGACTCTTTCGCAAAGCCCAAAAACGTATTTATTTTTATACATATTCCGCAGGCTAAATGGACGGCCAATGGTATTGAGACTCCTGAGTTTTTCCTTTTACTGAGAGATTATCCTAATATTAGAGCTGTATTTCATGGGCATGAGCATGACCAAGATGGCGTGAGAATGCATAACGATATTCCTTTTATATTCGATTCGCACATTGGCGGAAGTTGGGGTACCGATTATAAGGGTTTTAGAGTGGTAGAACTGTTGAAAGATAACAGCATCATTACCTATATGATGGACCCAGTTAAAGCTAGAGAAAAGGAAATGATAAAGGCCGGGTAA
- a CDS encoding TetR/AcrR family transcriptional regulator produces MARLQKSIDKRTALLKSTLGLINEGGVQEACMSKVAKMANVSPATIYLYFENKQDLVNQLYNETRELFSKNAFKDFDESMPVKKSFKAIWYNIAEFRLKYNEEASFLAQCESTPIVEEDRCKKDLHHLKPLVDLWLRGQQEGIIKEIEPYLLYAYTIYPMSFVLNKEDRKVEPDFLEAAFNAAWDAIKL; encoded by the coding sequence ATGGCTAGGCTTCAGAAAAGCATTGACAAACGTACCGCTCTTTTAAAGTCCACACTTGGGCTTATAAATGAAGGAGGAGTGCAGGAGGCATGCATGTCTAAAGTCGCTAAAATGGCAAATGTTTCTCCTGCCACCATCTACCTGTATTTCGAAAATAAGCAAGATTTGGTGAACCAGCTTTATAACGAAACTAGGGAGCTTTTCAGCAAAAATGCCTTTAAGGATTTTGATGAAAGCATGCCCGTTAAGAAGAGTTTTAAGGCTATTTGGTATAATATTGCCGAATTTAGGTTGAAATATAATGAAGAAGCATCTTTTCTGGCACAGTGCGAAAGCACACCTATTGTGGAAGAAGATAGATGTAAAAAAGACCTTCATCATTTAAAACCATTGGTAGATTTATGGTTAAGAGGTCAGCAAGAGGGTATTATCAAAGAGATTGAGCCATACCTCCTTTATGCCTATACCATTTATCCTATGTCTTTTGTCTTAAATAAAGAAGATCGAAAAGTAGAACCTGATTTTTTAGAAGCGGCTTTTAATGCTGCTTGGGATGCCATCAAACTTTAA
- a CDS encoding alkaline phosphatase family protein: MKIKLLSLLLCMSMASFAQKTENVIIVTLDGLRWQEVFQGADSELLNDEKYTESIKKTTETFWADDATQRREMLMPFLWSTVKNEGIIIGNRNLGSKIDIKNPYAFSYPGYNEILTGYPDKKVNSNDKINNENVTVLEFLNKKPAFKGKVAAFSTWDVFPYIINEERSGIYVNTARDLSEVTHTKTEALLNDMEQTVPSLASSRHDYLTFYHAFDYLETKKPKVLYLAFDETDEFAHEGKYREYLYAANTIDTYISKLWEFCQNDPQYKNKTTIIIATDHGRGDAIKSQWTSHGEDIKDGRSIWMAAMGPDTPSNGEIDFEHQNHQNEIAATVAKLLGQKFENGHEIGKPIELIIK, encoded by the coding sequence ATGAAAATCAAACTTTTATCTCTTTTGCTATGCATGAGCATGGCTAGCTTTGCCCAGAAAACAGAAAACGTAATTATTGTAACCCTTGACGGACTAAGATGGCAAGAGGTTTTTCAAGGTGCCGACAGTGAACTATTAAATGATGAAAAGTACACGGAATCTATAAAAAAAACTACCGAAACATTTTGGGCAGATGATGCCACCCAAAGAAGAGAAATGCTTATGCCTTTTCTGTGGAGTACCGTAAAAAACGAAGGAATTATTATTGGAAACAGAAACCTAGGCAGTAAAATTGACATCAAAAACCCTTATGCCTTTTCTTACCCAGGATACAATGAAATCTTAACAGGATATCCTGACAAAAAAGTTAACTCTAACGACAAAATAAACAACGAGAATGTCACTGTTTTGGAGTTTTTGAACAAAAAACCTGCATTTAAAGGAAAAGTAGCTGCTTTTTCTACTTGGGATGTGTTTCCTTATATCATAAACGAAGAACGTAGTGGTATTTATGTAAACACTGCTCGTGATTTAAGCGAGGTAACGCATACTAAAACAGAAGCTCTTCTAAATGACATGGAACAAACTGTACCAAGTTTGGCCAGTTCAAGGCATGACTATCTTACTTTTTATCACGCTTTTGATTACTTAGAAACGAAGAAGCCAAAAGTACTTTATCTTGCTTTTGACGAGACTGACGAATTTGCACACGAAGGAAAATATCGTGAATACTTATATGCAGCAAACACCATTGACACATACATCAGTAAACTATGGGAGTTTTGTCAAAATGACCCGCAGTACAAAAACAAAACGACTATTATTATAGCTACTGACCATGGACGTGGAGACGCTATCAAATCTCAATGGACTAGCCATGGTGAAGATATCAAAGACGGTCGTTCTATTTGGATGGCGGCTATGGGCCCTGATACCCCTTCAAACGGTGAAATAGATTTTGAGCATCAAAACCACCAAAACGAAATAGCTGCTACAGTAGCTAAACTATTAGGACAGAAGTTTGAGAATGGTCACGAGATTGGTAAGCCTATTGAGCTAATTATTAAATAA